The Amphiura filiformis chromosome 12, Afil_fr2py, whole genome shotgun sequence genome includes a region encoding these proteins:
- the LOC140165610 gene encoding uncharacterized protein, with protein sequence MFEGINIVKRTQAWWLKYMSFLQHQQHLQKVFRMCGRDFRRPGSKLPGTSFDSKGVDKLSNITWNTKLLQYCNVDITHNNIHPPRFCHNCHRFMRTCEKKEACRETWISSRTSSAYNDCPS encoded by the exons ATGTTTGAAGGTATAAACATTGTTAAAAGGACCCAAGCCTGGTG GCTAAAATACATGTCTTTCCTTCAGCATCAGCAACATTTGCAAAAGGTGTTTAGGATGTGTGGCAGAGATTTCCGTAGGCCTGGATCAAAGTTGCCTGGAACAAGTTTTGACAGTAAGGGTGTGGATAAGTTATCAAACATCACTTGGAATACAAAACTGTTGCAATACTGCAATGTTGACATTACACATAACAACATTCACCCACCACGGTTTTGTCATAACTGCCATCGATTTATGAGAACATGTGAAAAGAAGGAAGCATGTAGAGAGACGTGGATATCAAGTCGCACATCATCAGCCTATAATG